A genomic window from Flavobacterium azooxidireducens includes:
- a CDS encoding serine O-acetyltransferase, whose amino-acid sequence MHLNENNTGEVIEKLFKKSYFISDLKIDFDDTEVYKNSLEIFKYDYQRYYESNQILLENVFLKLELVGILLYRIANQYFKKGDEFVATHYSNLGRLLSGFEIYYSAEIGKGLKINHGLGTVIGARVQIGKNALIHQNVTFGDKEGERPILKDHVTVYAGAKVIGGIVCGNHSIIAANCVCFMDLPDYAVIAGVPGKIIKK is encoded by the coding sequence ATGCATTTGAATGAAAATAATACGGGTGAAGTTATTGAAAAATTATTCAAAAAGAGTTACTTCATTTCCGATTTAAAAATTGATTTTGACGATACAGAAGTATATAAAAATAGTTTAGAAATTTTTAAATATGATTATCAGCGATATTATGAAAGTAACCAAATACTCTTAGAAAATGTTTTTTTAAAACTTGAACTCGTTGGTATTTTGTTATATCGTATCGCTAATCAATATTTTAAAAAGGGAGACGAATTTGTTGCTACTCATTATAGTAATTTAGGTAGGCTTCTCTCGGGATTTGAGATTTATTATTCAGCCGAAATAGGAAAAGGATTAAAAATAAATCATGGTTTAGGAACTGTTATTGGTGCCCGAGTACAAATAGGAAAAAATGCTTTGATACATCAAAATGTAACCTTTGGTGATAAAGAAGGAGAAAGACCAATTCTAAAGGATCATGTAACTGTTTATGCAGGAGCAAAAGTAATTGGAGGTATTGTGTGCGGAAACCATTCAATTATTGCAGCCAATTGTGTTTGTTTTATGGATTTACCAGATTACGCAGTAATAGCCGGAGTTCCGGGAAAAATTATTAAAAAATAA
- a CDS encoding N-acetylneuraminate synthase family protein, which translates to MNGINKNGVYVIGEIGQNHNGSVDIAKLIVELVSRPIIEKEFGLTMQPMNAVKLTKRDLKEELTDSQMNRIYDSPHSFGKTYGEHREFLELNDEEHFEVYKYAKSRGLEFVETLCSKGCLSLLKLFTPDYLKVASRDLTNLPLLSAMAETKIPIILSTGMAGKKELDDALNAISSYHNNIGILHCVSQYPTHPDNVNLNTITYLKKNYGQYVIGFSDHTIGISAPVVAVGMGAMIIEKHITIDRNMKGTDQAGSLGPDGVYRMLRDIRVTERSLGVEDIYIEEGVMSAKNKLERSIATNVNLKKGDVIKEEHLHLLSPGDGYKWSQKNDIIGKKVNKDIPQNELFYPDFIE; encoded by the coding sequence ATGAATGGTATAAATAAAAATGGCGTCTATGTTATTGGAGAAATAGGCCAAAATCACAATGGTTCTGTAGATATAGCAAAATTAATTGTAGAGTTAGTTTCAAGACCAATCATTGAAAAAGAGTTTGGACTTACTATGCAACCCATGAATGCGGTGAAGTTGACTAAGAGAGATTTAAAGGAAGAATTGACCGATTCGCAAATGAATAGAATTTATGATTCCCCTCATTCTTTTGGAAAAACGTATGGTGAACATCGTGAATTTCTTGAACTTAATGATGAAGAACATTTTGAAGTATATAAGTATGCCAAGTCAAGAGGTTTAGAGTTTGTAGAGACCTTGTGTTCCAAAGGATGTTTGTCTTTGTTAAAATTGTTTACTCCGGATTACTTAAAAGTAGCTAGTAGAGATTTAACCAATTTACCACTATTATCGGCTATGGCAGAAACAAAAATTCCAATAATTTTATCTACAGGAATGGCCGGAAAAAAAGAATTAGATGATGCGTTAAATGCCATTTCTTCCTATCATAATAATATTGGAATTTTGCATTGCGTTTCACAATATCCCACACATCCCGATAATGTGAATCTCAATACAATTACCTATTTAAAGAAGAATTACGGACAATATGTCATTGGATTTTCAGACCATACAATTGGAATTTCAGCTCCCGTTGTTGCTGTTGGAATGGGTGCAATGATTATTGAAAAACATATTACAATAGATCGTAATATGAAAGGAACAGACCAGGCAGGTTCATTAGGTCCGGATGGGGTTTATAGAATGTTAAGAGATATTCGAGTAACAGAACGTTCATTGGGAGTTGAAGATATATATATTGAAGAAGGTGTTATGTCTGCAAAAAATAAATTAGAGCGTTCAATAGCAACCAATGTAAATCTGAAAAAAGGCGATGTAATCAAAGAAGAACACCTACATTTACTAAGCCCGGGCGATGGGTATAAATGGAGTCAGAAAAATGATATAATTGGAAAAAAAGTAAACAAAGATATCCCACAAAACGAATTATTTTATCCTGATTTTATAGAATAA
- a CDS encoding glycosyltransferase family protein translates to MNNLSPITIIIQARMGSTRLPKKMLLPFEEQKGVLEILIDKILHLKSEISIVLATTTNPADDKLALLAKQKNILVFRGDEEDVLKRFIDAAEKFSAQRIIRVCADNPFLDINSLLELIEFCKQSNHIFDYVGFRVNQLPSIKTHFGFWTEFVTLEALKKVYQSTDLNLYHEHVTNFIYENPNDFKIHWLLVDESVEGRTDIRMTLDTLEDFENLKNLYSELKSEYKQIPNIKTIVAFLDKKHHFLDCMIKEINSNIK, encoded by the coding sequence ATGAACAATTTATCTCCTATAACTATAATTATTCAAGCACGAATGGGATCCACCAGATTACCCAAAAAAATGCTTTTGCCATTTGAGGAACAAAAAGGTGTTTTGGAAATTTTAATAGATAAAATTCTCCATTTGAAATCCGAAATTTCAATTGTTTTGGCAACCACAACAAATCCTGCAGATGACAAATTAGCCTTGTTGGCAAAACAAAAAAATATTCTCGTTTTTAGAGGTGATGAAGAAGATGTTTTAAAACGGTTTATTGATGCAGCAGAAAAATTTAGTGCTCAACGAATTATTAGAGTTTGTGCCGATAATCCTTTTCTAGACATAAACTCCTTACTAGAGCTAATTGAGTTTTGTAAACAATCCAATCATATTTTTGATTATGTAGGTTTTAGAGTTAATCAGCTTCCTAGTATAAAAACACATTTTGGATTTTGGACAGAGTTCGTTACTCTTGAGGCTTTAAAAAAAGTATACCAATCAACTGATTTAAACCTTTATCACGAACATGTAACTAATTTCATTTACGAAAATCCGAATGATTTTAAAATTCATTGGTTGTTGGTTGATGAAAGTGTGGAGGGTCGAACTGATATTAGAATGACTTTAGATACTTTAGAAGATTTTGAAAATTTAAAAAATCTTTATTCAGAATTAAAAAGCGAATACAAACAAATTCCCAACATTAAAACAATTGTAGCTTTCTTAGATAAAAAACACCATTTCTTAGATTGTATGATTAAAGAAATAAATAGTAATATAAAATAA
- a CDS encoding lipopolysaccharide biosynthesis protein, giving the protein MNLNNATRKNVKWSFIESISLKIVGFVLSIILARLLLPSDFGVLAIVNVFYLMTTLFIDGGLREAIIQKKDADEKDFSTVFWLNISISVFLYLLLFISSPFIEDFYKFKDLSFFIRLQSLTLIIEAFGLIQIVKATKELNLKKITLARIPATIISFFVGIGLAYYGYGILSLIIQQLVSVGLYTLLLIYNIRYKPSLIISKASIKTLYGFGLKLFAVSFINRMYVQSLNLIYAFFFNVKELGFYTKSKSLQGVPIEIINNTFARGLYPTMVKVQQHNRLLRKIFLLNIRRLTFIMLIINCVFYFNAKEIVQFLLGENWIEMTDFLKIAAVGSIFYPLVSKVVNVFKVKGKANFLLKIELIWKITSVILIVILSMFTNFIFVLWTIVILNFIMGFVYLYFCSREIVFDFKKETILVLKMLIMFFFFGFILNYGLSMLFKNSFYLIKPIVFSIPYLIFIYIVNQRFGYFNLKKKLL; this is encoded by the coding sequence TTGAATCTAAATAATGCTACTCGAAAAAATGTAAAATGGTCTTTCATCGAAAGTATCAGTTTGAAAATAGTTGGGTTTGTACTCAGCATTATTCTAGCTCGATTACTTCTGCCTAGTGATTTTGGAGTGTTAGCTATCGTGAATGTGTTTTACTTAATGACTACTCTTTTTATTGATGGTGGTTTGCGTGAAGCGATTATTCAAAAAAAAGATGCCGATGAAAAGGATTTTTCAACCGTTTTTTGGTTAAATATTAGTATCTCGGTATTTCTATATTTACTACTATTTATTTCTTCTCCTTTTATAGAAGATTTCTATAAATTTAAAGATTTAAGTTTTTTTATTCGCCTTCAATCATTAACTTTAATTATTGAAGCCTTTGGTTTAATTCAAATTGTAAAAGCTACCAAAGAATTAAATCTCAAAAAAATTACATTAGCCAGAATTCCTGCCACTATTATCAGCTTTTTTGTTGGTATTGGTTTAGCCTATTATGGGTATGGCATTTTGTCTTTAATCATTCAACAGTTGGTTAGTGTTGGACTATATACTTTATTGCTTATTTACAATATTCGTTATAAGCCTAGTTTAATAATTAGTAAAGCCTCTATAAAAACACTTTATGGTTTTGGTTTAAAATTATTTGCCGTTAGTTTTATCAACCGAATGTATGTTCAATCTTTAAACTTGATTTATGCTTTTTTCTTCAATGTAAAAGAACTTGGGTTTTATACAAAATCAAAAAGTTTACAGGGCGTTCCAATTGAAATTATCAATAATACCTTTGCCAGAGGATTATATCCTACAATGGTAAAAGTACAACAACATAACCGATTGCTTAGGAAAATTTTTCTTCTCAACATTCGAAGGTTGACTTTTATTATGCTAATTATAAATTGTGTTTTCTATTTTAATGCTAAAGAAATAGTACAATTTTTGTTGGGGGAAAATTGGATAGAAATGACAGACTTTTTGAAAATTGCAGCTGTTGGTAGTATATTTTATCCTTTGGTTAGCAAAGTGGTTAATGTTTTTAAAGTAAAGGGTAAAGCAAATTTTCTTTTAAAAATAGAATTAATTTGGAAAATCACTTCAGTTATTTTGATTGTTATACTTTCAATGTTTACTAATTTCATCTTTGTTTTATGGACAATAGTTATCTTGAACTTTATTATGGGATTTGTTTATTTATATTTTTGTTCAAGAGAAATTGTTTTTGATTTTAAAAAAGAAACCATTTTAGTTTTAAAGATGTTAATTATGTTTTTCTTTTTTGGGTTTATTTTAAATTATGGTTTATCCATGTTATTCAAAAACAGCTTTTATTTGATTAAACCGATTGTGTTTTCAATCCCGTATTTAATTTTTATCTATATTGTTAATCAACGTTTTGGCTACTTCAATTTAAAGAAAAAACTACTATAA
- a CDS encoding NAD-dependent epimerase — protein sequence MKILVTGAAGFIGYHLCEKLIAEGYEIVGLDNINDYYDVNLKYGRLNELGIQKDQVEWDKVTESKKHKNFKFIQLNLEDKSEVDTLFKSQQFDLVCNLAAQAGVRYSLEKPFKYVDSNVTGFLSILEGCRNYGVKKLIYASSSSVYGLNEKIPFSVQDNVDHPISLYAATKKANELMAHTYSHLFDIKTIGLRFFTVYGSWGRPDMAMFLFTDAILNNKPIQVFNQGNLSRDFTYVDDIAGGMLSIVDAFNKDSIQTKYKLYNIGNSKPVKLLDFIESLERATGITATKEMLPMQPGDVDKTWADTQELARDFNYKPHSDIDFGVAEFVKWYKDYYQK from the coding sequence ATGAAAATATTAGTCACAGGTGCAGCCGGATTTATAGGGTATCATTTATGCGAAAAATTAATCGCAGAAGGATATGAAATAGTTGGATTGGATAACATTAATGACTATTATGATGTGAACCTGAAATACGGAAGACTCAACGAATTGGGTATTCAAAAAGATCAAGTTGAGTGGGATAAAGTAACTGAAAGTAAAAAACATAAAAATTTTAAATTCATTCAATTAAATTTAGAAGATAAATCTGAAGTTGATACATTATTTAAAAGCCAACAATTTGATTTAGTTTGCAATTTGGCCGCACAAGCCGGTGTTCGCTACAGTTTAGAAAAACCGTTTAAATATGTTGACAGTAATGTTACCGGATTTTTATCTATTTTAGAAGGTTGCAGAAATTATGGTGTAAAAAAATTAATTTATGCCAGTAGCTCCAGTGTTTATGGATTAAATGAAAAAATACCATTTTCTGTACAAGATAATGTAGATCATCCCATAAGTTTGTATGCCGCAACAAAAAAAGCAAATGAATTAATGGCTCATACTTATAGCCACTTATTTGATATTAAAACCATAGGTTTGCGTTTTTTTACAGTTTATGGCTCTTGGGGACGACCGGACATGGCTATGTTTTTGTTTACCGATGCAATTTTGAACAATAAACCCATTCAAGTATTCAATCAAGGAAATCTCTCTAGAGATTTCACCTATGTTGACGATATTGCAGGAGGAATGTTAAGTATTGTGGACGCTTTTAATAAAGATTCCATTCAAACAAAGTATAAACTGTATAACATTGGAAACAGTAAACCTGTGAAATTGCTCGATTTTATTGAGTCATTAGAGAGAGCTACCGGAATCACCGCAACAAAAGAAATGCTCCCTATGCAACCAGGCGATGTTGACAAAACATGGGCCGACACACAAGAATTAGCCCGCGATTTTAATTATAAACCGCATTCTGATATTGATTTCGGTGTGGCAGAATTTGTAAAGTGGTATAAAGATTATTATCAAAAATAA
- the rfbB gene encoding dTDP-glucose 4,6-dehydratase, producing the protein MKKILITGGAGFIGSHVVRRFVTNYPDYEIYNLDALTYAGNLENIADIEHYPNYTFVKGDITDSDFINELFQKHQFDGVLHLAAESHVDRSITDPLSFVKTNVFGTMNLLNAAKTIWKDNMQGKRFYHISTDEVYGSLGATGLFTETTPYDPNSPYSASKASSDHFVRAYGETYGLPYVITNCSNNYGPNHFPEKLIPLFIHNIINNKPLPVYGDGKYTRDWLYVIDHAIAIDLVFHEGKNHETYNIGGFNEWQNIDLVKLLCQKMDEKLGRSTATSLQLISYVKDRPGHDLRYAIDASKINKELGWKPSVTFEEGLAKTIDWYLSNEEWLKNVTSGEYQNYYDKQYS; encoded by the coding sequence ATGAAAAAAATTCTAATTACCGGAGGTGCCGGTTTTATTGGTTCGCACGTAGTAAGACGTTTTGTAACAAACTATCCGGATTATGAAATCTATAATTTAGATGCACTAACTTATGCCGGAAATTTAGAAAATATTGCCGATATAGAACATTATCCAAATTATACTTTCGTAAAAGGAGATATTACAGACAGTGATTTTATAAACGAACTTTTTCAAAAGCATCAATTTGATGGAGTTTTACATTTGGCTGCAGAGTCACACGTAGATCGTTCAATCACAGATCCGCTTTCGTTTGTGAAAACAAATGTTTTTGGTACGATGAATCTGCTGAATGCAGCCAAAACAATTTGGAAAGACAACATGCAAGGGAAGCGATTTTATCACATCTCTACCGATGAAGTTTATGGTTCATTAGGAGCAACCGGTTTGTTTACAGAAACTACGCCTTATGATCCAAATTCTCCTTACTCGGCTTCCAAAGCAAGTTCAGATCATTTTGTTCGTGCTTACGGAGAAACGTATGGTTTACCTTATGTTATTACAAATTGTTCTAATAATTACGGACCAAATCATTTTCCTGAAAAACTTATTCCGTTATTCATTCATAACATCATCAACAACAAGCCTTTGCCTGTATATGGCGATGGAAAATATACCAGAGATTGGTTGTATGTAATTGATCATGCTATTGCAATTGATTTGGTTTTTCATGAAGGTAAAAATCATGAAACGTATAATATTGGTGGTTTTAATGAATGGCAAAACATCGATTTAGTCAAATTACTTTGTCAAAAAATGGATGAAAAGTTAGGTCGCTCTACCGCAACTTCTTTGCAATTGATTTCTTATGTAAAAGACAGACCGGGACACGATTTACGCTATGCTATTGATGCATCCAAAATAAATAAAGAATTGGGCTGGAAACCTTCTGTTACTTTTGAAGAAGGATTAGCAAAAACCATTGATTGGTATTTGAGCAACGAAGAATGGTTGAAAAACGTAACGTCAGGAGAATATCAAAACTATTACGATAAGCAATATTCATAA
- a CDS encoding nucleotide sugar dehydrogenase — protein sequence MEIKIGVIGLGYVGLPLARLFATKFPVVGFDINQKRVDELNSAKDNTLEVEEDLLKTVLTKQPLKEIGLYCSTDINDIAECNYYIVTVPTPVDKNNRPDLTPLYKSSETVGKVLKKGDIVVYESTVYPGVTEDECVPVLEKISGLKYNVDFYAGYSPERINPGDKEHTVDKILKVTAGSTPEIGIKVNELYKSIISAGTHLAPTIKVAEAAKVIENSQRDINIAFVNELAKIFNILNIDTQAVLEAAGTKWNFLPFKPGLVGGHCIGVDPYYLAQKAQEAGYHPEIILAGRRMNDSMGDYVASQIIKLMIKKNITINKAKLLMLGITFKENCPDVRNTKIVDLIKALSDYGIEITVYDPWANPAEVKHEYNLLTTTAMPEAKFDAIVLGVAHKEFLNIDLQLFKSENAVIYDVKGVLKENVDAKL from the coding sequence ATGGAAATTAAAATTGGAGTTATAGGATTGGGCTATGTAGGTTTGCCATTGGCAAGATTATTCGCTACCAAATTTCCGGTGGTAGGTTTTGATATTAACCAAAAAAGAGTAGATGAACTAAATTCTGCTAAAGATAACACATTAGAAGTAGAAGAAGATTTGTTAAAAACTGTCCTAACCAAACAGCCATTAAAAGAAATTGGTTTGTACTGTTCAACAGACATTAACGATATTGCCGAATGTAATTATTACATTGTAACAGTACCAACTCCTGTTGACAAAAACAATAGACCTGATTTAACTCCCTTGTACAAGTCGAGCGAAACAGTAGGTAAAGTGTTGAAAAAAGGTGATATTGTTGTTTATGAATCCACTGTTTATCCCGGTGTTACAGAAGATGAATGTGTTCCTGTTTTAGAAAAAATAAGCGGATTAAAATACAATGTCGATTTTTATGCCGGCTATTCACCCGAAAGAATAAATCCAGGTGATAAAGAGCATACCGTAGATAAAATTTTGAAGGTAACTGCTGGTTCTACTCCGGAAATAGGTATTAAGGTAAATGAATTATACAAATCAATCATCTCTGCCGGAACTCATTTAGCTCCAACTATCAAAGTAGCCGAAGCAGCTAAAGTAATCGAAAATTCGCAACGTGATATTAATATTGCTTTTGTAAATGAATTAGCCAAGATTTTTAATATACTCAATATTGATACACAAGCAGTTTTGGAAGCAGCCGGAACTAAATGGAACTTTCTTCCTTTTAAGCCAGGGTTAGTGGGCGGACATTGTATTGGGGTTGACCCCTATTATTTGGCTCAAAAAGCCCAAGAAGCAGGATACCATCCTGAGATTATTTTAGCTGGAAGGCGAATGAATGATAGCATGGGCGATTATGTAGCTTCTCAAATTATAAAGCTCATGATTAAAAAGAATATTACGATAAATAAGGCAAAATTATTGATGTTAGGAATTACTTTTAAAGAGAATTGTCCTGATGTTCGTAATACTAAAATTGTTGATTTGATAAAAGCTTTAAGCGATTACGGAATCGAAATTACCGTTTATGATCCTTGGGCAAACCCCGCAGAAGTAAAGCACGAATATAATTTGTTAACCACTACAGCTATGCCCGAAGCTAAATTTGATGCTATTGTGTTAGGTGTTGCACACAAAGAATTTTTAAACATCGATTTACAACTTTTTAAATCTGAAAATGCTGTGATTTATGATGTAAAAGGAGTATTGAAAGAAAATGTTGATGCAAAATTATAA
- a CDS encoding UDP-glucose 6-dehydrogenase has product MKITKICCIGAGYVGGPTMAVIAQKCPHIQVTVVDLNEERIAKWNDPNVDNIPIYEPGLSEVVKEARGRNLFFSTEVDKAIEEAEMIFISVNTPTKTYGSGKGLAADLKYIELCARQIARVAKTDKIVVEKSTLPVRTAEAIKSILQNTGNGVKYQILSNPEFLAEGTAVEDLFEPDRVLIGGESTPEGDTAIQALVEIYSNWVPKERILTTNVWSSELSKLVANAFLAQRVSSINAISELCEKTGADVNEVSRAIGMDSRIGPKFLKSSVGFGGSCFQKDILNLVYIAKSYGLNEVADYWEQVIIMNDHQKSRFAKKIVATLYNTVADKKIAFLGWAFKKDTNDTRESAAIYVANDLLFEQAKLAVYDPKVNNEQVMSDLNYLNSRSKEENEKGITSFEDPYQACKGAHAIAVLTEWDEFKTYDWEKIYTQMNKPAFVFDGRNLLNKEMLTKIGFKYQAIGS; this is encoded by the coding sequence ATGAAAATTACAAAAATATGTTGTATCGGAGCAGGGTATGTTGGAGGCCCAACCATGGCAGTAATTGCACAAAAATGTCCTCATATTCAAGTTACAGTTGTAGATTTAAACGAAGAGCGAATAGCAAAATGGAATGACCCTAACGTTGACAATATTCCTATTTATGAACCTGGTTTAAGTGAAGTTGTTAAAGAAGCTAGAGGAAGAAATTTGTTTTTTTCTACCGAAGTTGATAAAGCCATTGAAGAAGCAGAAATGATTTTTATTTCCGTGAATACACCAACCAAAACCTATGGTTCAGGAAAAGGATTAGCGGCCGATTTAAAATATATAGAACTATGTGCCAGACAAATTGCAAGAGTTGCAAAAACCGATAAAATTGTAGTAGAGAAATCTACACTTCCGGTAAGAACAGCAGAAGCAATCAAAAGCATTTTACAAAACACAGGCAATGGTGTAAAATATCAAATACTTTCAAACCCGGAATTTTTAGCAGAAGGAACAGCCGTTGAAGATTTGTTTGAACCAGACAGAGTTTTGATAGGAGGAGAGTCTACACCGGAAGGAGATACTGCCATACAAGCCCTAGTTGAAATTTATTCCAATTGGGTTCCTAAAGAACGAATCTTAACTACAAATGTTTGGTCATCAGAATTATCTAAACTAGTTGCAAATGCTTTCTTGGCACAACGCGTTTCTTCCATTAATGCCATCTCAGAATTATGCGAAAAAACAGGAGCAGATGTAAATGAAGTTTCAAGAGCAATCGGAATGGATAGCCGTATAGGGCCAAAATTCCTAAAATCATCAGTAGGTTTTGGAGGTTCGTGTTTCCAAAAAGATATTTTAAATTTAGTTTACATTGCCAAATCATACGGATTAAATGAAGTGGCTGATTATTGGGAACAAGTAATCATCATGAACGATCATCAAAAATCAAGATTTGCTAAGAAAATTGTAGCTACTCTTTATAATACCGTAGCCGATAAAAAAATAGCTTTCTTGGGGTGGGCTTTCAAAAAAGACACGAATGATACAAGAGAATCAGCTGCAATCTATGTGGCAAATGATTTGCTATTTGAACAAGCAAAACTGGCAGTATATGATCCAAAAGTAAACAATGAGCAAGTGATGTCAGATTTAAACTATTTAAACTCGCGTTCAAAAGAAGAAAATGAAAAAGGAATTACCTCATTTGAAGATCCTTATCAAGCTTGCAAAGGAGCACATGCGATAGCTGTTTTAACAGAATGGGATGAGTTTAAAACATATGATTGGGAAAAAATTTATACTCAAATGAACAAACCAGCTTTTGTTTTTGACGGACGAAATTTATTAAACAAAGAAATGTTAACCAAAATAGGATTCAAATACCAAGCAATTGGATCATAA
- a CDS encoding SDR family oxidoreductase encodes MTSSQDKFTILITGGAGFIGSNLCEHFLTKGHNVVCLDNFATGHRSNIEPFFKNSNFTLFEGDIRNLETCQQAVKNVDYVLHQAALGSVPRSIKDPITSNDVNVSGFLNMLVASRDAGVKRFIYAASSSTYGDSESLPKVEEIIGKPLSPYAITKYVNELYAEIFGRTYGMETIGLRYFNVFGRRQDPNGAYAAVIPKFVLQLMKHESPVINGDGLYSRDFTYIDNVVQMNELAIMTTNKESVNTVFNTAYGDRTTLNQMVNLLKGYLSSYDKAIADVPIIYGPKRVGDIPHSLASVEKAKRLLDYQPKFSFDQGLKEAVDWYWNNLK; translated from the coding sequence ATGACAAGTTCTCAAGACAAGTTTACTATTTTAATTACAGGCGGAGCAGGCTTTATTGGCTCTAATTTATGTGAACATTTTTTAACCAAAGGTCATAACGTTGTTTGCCTTGATAATTTTGCTACAGGCCATCGTTCTAACATTGAACCATTTTTTAAAAACTCTAATTTTACATTGTTTGAAGGAGATATTCGCAATTTGGAGACTTGTCAACAAGCCGTGAAAAATGTTGATTATGTGTTGCATCAAGCTGCACTTGGTTCAGTACCCCGTTCAATCAAAGATCCAATAACTTCCAATGATGTTAACGTTTCAGGTTTTTTAAACATGTTAGTTGCATCAAGAGATGCAGGTGTGAAGAGATTTATATATGCCGCCAGTTCATCAACATACGGAGATTCGGAGTCTTTGCCAAAAGTTGAAGAAATAATTGGCAAGCCATTATCTCCCTATGCCATTACCAAATATGTAAACGAGCTGTATGCTGAAATATTTGGTAGAACATATGGAATGGAAACGATCGGATTACGTTATTTTAACGTTTTTGGTAGAAGACAAGACCCAAATGGTGCTTATGCCGCTGTAATTCCAAAATTTGTCTTGCAATTAATGAAGCATGAAAGTCCAGTTATTAATGGAGATGGACTTTATTCCAGAGATTTTACGTATATTGACAACGTGGTTCAAATGAATGAATTGGCCATTATGACTACTAATAAAGAGTCGGTTAACACTGTTTTTAACACAGCCTACGGCGATAGAACCACTTTGAATCAAATGGTAAATTTGTTGAAAGGATATTTATCAAGTTATGATAAAGCCATTGCAGACGTACCGATAATCTATGGTCCTAAAAGAGTAGGCGATATACCTCATTCATTAGCAAGCGTTGAAAAAGCAAAGCGATTATTAGACTATCAACCAAAATTTTCTTTTGATCAAGGTTTAAAAGAAGCAGTAGATTGGTATTGGAATAATTTAAAGTAA